A segment of the Streptomyces sp. Tu 2975 genome:
CCGTCGCCGTCACGATGCCCAGGTTCCGCGTGCCCGTCGCGGACAGGTCACGCAGGGAGGCCTCGATGTCCGTGAGGTGGGCCCGATGCGTCGGGTACTCGGACTCGAGCTGCGGATACGCCTCGAGGAGTTCGTCGAGCTCCGCCTCCGGCCAGTGGAGGACCGCGACCGGGAAGGGGCGGGACAGGGCCGAACGGTAGGAGCCCAGTTCGGAGCGGAGGCGGGCGATCTCGGCCTTCAGTTCGGCCGGGTTGTCGGAGCCGAGCGCCCACAGGCGCTTCGGGTCGTGGAGTTCGTCGAGGGAGACGTCGGGGGTGTGGCCCGAGTGGACCCGGTCGGCCAGGGAGTCCCACTCGTCGTGGGGGCGGCCCAGCAGGCGGCGGACGCGGTGGCGGCCGGAGAGGAGGGAGCGCGTCGCGTAAGGGACGTCGTCCTCGCCCTCGGTGAGGAGGATGGACAGCGCTGTCGAGAAGCACTCGTGGGAGGCCTCGAGCTCGTCGTGGTTCTCCAGCGTCTCGGCGACGATCTCCCACGGCGCGGCCTCCGTCGGCGCGGCGGAGCGGATGCCGTTGATCAGTGCGCGGGCCTCGGCCTCGTGACCGTAC
Coding sequences within it:
- a CDS encoding SEC-C domain-containing protein, whose product is MRPDTPADHIAEAERLLRTAEQYPEDAEPLLLQAAAHLELGGERGRASTLYDRLLASEHPEHPLLVKALQAANLWEYGHEAEARALINGIRSAAPTEAAPWEIVAETLENHDELEASHECFSTALSILLTEGEDDVPYATRSLLSGRHRVRRLLGRPHDEWDSLADRVHSGHTPDVSLDELHDPKRLWALGSDNPAELKAEIARLRSELGSYRSALSRPFPVAVLHWPEAELDELLEAYPQLESEYPTHRAHLTDIEASLRDLSATGTRNLGIVTATVPSYEAFAASEQSSPANADLLPQYATTLAARGRAVTWPPPKGAACWCGSGRTYGECHGVPEL